One Bradyrhizobium diazoefficiens DNA window includes the following coding sequences:
- a CDS encoding SDR family oxidoreductase produces the protein MSATRPFAIVTGASTGIGLELARRCAKEGYDLLIAADEPAIEQAATSLRGSGADVEAVQADLATTEGVDKLTAAIRGRAVDALLANAGRGLGHAFLDQEFTKVRRVIDTNITGTVYLIHKIGNDMRRRNAGRILITGSIAGFMPGSFQAVYNGTKAFLNSFSFALREELKGTDVTVTCLMPGATETEFFRRAGMMDTKVGTDEKDDAAEVANNGFDAMIKGEGEIVSGLKNKVQTTVANVTPAGVLAGQHRKMAEPGTAKK, from the coding sequence ATGTCCGCTACACGCCCCTTCGCGATCGTCACCGGCGCTTCGACCGGCATCGGCCTGGAACTGGCCAGGCGGTGCGCCAAAGAAGGATATGACCTCCTGATCGCCGCCGATGAGCCGGCCATCGAACAAGCCGCAACCTCGCTCCGCGGCAGCGGCGCCGACGTGGAAGCGGTGCAGGCGGACCTGGCGACGACCGAAGGTGTCGACAAGCTCACCGCCGCCATCAGGGGTCGCGCCGTCGATGCGCTGCTCGCCAATGCCGGCCGCGGTCTCGGCCACGCGTTTCTCGACCAGGAATTCACCAAGGTCCGGCGTGTGATCGACACCAACATCACCGGCACGGTTTATCTGATCCACAAGATCGGCAATGATATGCGTCGCCGGAACGCCGGCAGAATCCTGATCACCGGCTCGATCGCCGGCTTCATGCCTGGCAGCTTCCAGGCGGTCTACAACGGGACCAAGGCGTTCCTGAACTCGTTCTCGTTCGCGCTCCGCGAAGAACTCAAGGGCACGGATGTCACCGTGACATGTCTGATGCCCGGTGCCACCGAAACGGAATTCTTCCGACGTGCCGGGATGATGGACACGAAGGTCGGCACGGATGAAAAGGACGATGCCGCCGAGGTCGCGAACAACGGCTTCGACGCCATGATCAAGGGTGAAGGCGAAATTGTCAGTGGCCTCAAAAACAAGGTGCAGACCACGGTCGCCAACGTGACGCCCGCCGGCGTCCTGGCTGGGCAACACCGCAAGATGGCCGAACCGGGCACCGCAAAAAAGTGA
- a CDS encoding glucose/quinate/shikimate family membrane-bound PQQ-dependent dehydrogenase — translation MQRSRAVFITALIYALIGLVLAGGGLWLAALGGSIFYVILGVGILATGALLLARRRSALWLFAVVLVGTLAWAVYEVQFDWWPLASRGDIVFPMALWLLTPVIVRGLLRDEPVSYRNATLPLWIGVVATSVVLVVALLSSYHDINGTIAESGSAVQQSEADPQPDGDWRAYGRTQFGQRYSPLKQITPDNVGNLKVAWTFRTGDMPTPNDSGETTFEVTPIKVRDTLYLCSQHQVLFALDAKTGKERWRYDPKLVFNKTFQHMTCRGVSYHETAAGAVDSSGSPAPAECPRRIFLPVNDGRMIALDADSGKLCDSFGDHGSLDLQQGMGIKTAGFFEPTSPPVVSDKILVVAAAVIDNYAVEVPSGVIRGFDVYTGKLVWAWDSGAADENELPSPTRHYTNGSPNSWITASFDPKLNLVYIPTGNNGPDIWGGNRNALVERYSSSIVALDVNTGKRAWSYQTVHHDLWDMDVPSQPTLVDVTTAKGVVPAIIQPTKVGNIFVLDRRTGELIVPAPERPAPQGAAPGDRTAPTQPFSELTFRPEAKLTGADMWGGTIFDQLLCRITFQRLRYEGTFTPPSLQGTLVFPGNLGMFEWGGIAIDPVRQIAIANPMSLPFVSRLIPRGPQNPPAPTAQKPVGSEAGTQPMYGTPFGVDLESFLSPLSVPCYRPPWGSMAAIDLKTMKIVWQHPNGTIRDTTPLPLPFKMGVPMLGGPMTTAGGVAFYTGTYEYTIRAYDVRDGKVLWEDRLPAGAQSTPMSYEVDGKQYVVTAAGGHGSFGTKRGDYVIAYALKD, via the coding sequence ATGCAGCGATCCAGGGCAGTCTTTATCACGGCTCTCATCTACGCTCTGATCGGTCTGGTGCTCGCGGGCGGCGGCCTCTGGCTCGCCGCATTGGGCGGATCGATCTTCTATGTCATCCTCGGCGTCGGCATTCTCGCCACCGGTGCGTTGCTGCTCGCACGGCGCCGTTCGGCGCTCTGGCTGTTTGCGGTCGTGCTGGTCGGCACGCTGGCGTGGGCCGTCTATGAGGTGCAATTCGACTGGTGGCCGCTCGCATCGCGCGGCGACATCGTCTTCCCGATGGCGCTCTGGCTTCTCACGCCAGTGATCGTGCGCGGGCTGCTGCGAGACGAGCCGGTGTCTTACCGAAACGCGACGCTGCCACTCTGGATCGGCGTGGTCGCGACTTCGGTCGTCCTCGTGGTCGCGCTTCTGTCCAGCTATCACGATATCAACGGCACGATCGCCGAATCCGGTTCTGCCGTGCAGCAAAGCGAGGCCGACCCGCAGCCGGATGGCGATTGGCGGGCGTATGGACGCACGCAATTCGGTCAGCGCTATTCGCCGCTGAAACAGATCACGCCTGACAATGTCGGCAACCTCAAGGTCGCCTGGACCTTCCGCACCGGCGACATGCCGACACCAAACGATTCCGGCGAGACCACTTTCGAAGTCACGCCGATCAAGGTGCGCGACACACTCTATCTCTGTTCACAGCACCAGGTGCTGTTTGCGCTCGACGCCAAGACCGGCAAGGAACGTTGGCGATACGATCCCAAGCTGGTGTTCAACAAGACGTTCCAGCACATGACCTGCCGCGGGGTCTCCTACCACGAAACCGCGGCGGGCGCCGTCGACAGCAGCGGCAGTCCCGCGCCCGCCGAATGCCCGCGGCGGATTTTCCTGCCCGTCAATGACGGGCGCATGATCGCCCTCGATGCCGACAGCGGCAAGCTTTGCGACAGTTTTGGCGATCATGGCAGCCTGGACCTCCAGCAGGGGATGGGGATCAAGACGGCGGGCTTCTTCGAGCCGACGTCACCGCCTGTGGTCAGTGACAAGATTCTCGTCGTCGCCGCCGCGGTGATCGACAATTATGCGGTCGAAGTTCCTTCAGGTGTGATCCGCGGCTTCGACGTCTACACCGGCAAGCTGGTTTGGGCCTGGGACTCCGGCGCGGCGGACGAGAATGAGCTGCCGTCGCCGACGCGGCACTACACCAACGGTTCGCCGAATTCATGGATCACGGCCTCGTTCGATCCGAAACTGAACCTCGTCTACATCCCCACCGGCAATAACGGGCCCGACATCTGGGGCGGCAATCGCAATGCGCTGGTCGAGCGCTATTCCAGCTCGATCGTTGCGCTGGACGTCAATACCGGGAAACGCGCCTGGTCGTACCAGACCGTGCATCATGATCTCTGGGACATGGATGTGCCCTCACAACCGACCTTGGTCGATGTGACCACGGCCAAGGGCGTCGTTCCCGCGATCATTCAGCCGACCAAGGTGGGCAACATCTTCGTGCTCGATCGCAGGACCGGCGAGCTGATCGTGCCGGCGCCGGAGCGTCCCGCGCCGCAGGGCGCCGCGCCCGGCGACCGCACTGCGCCGACACAGCCGTTCTCCGAGCTGACATTCCGCCCCGAGGCGAAGCTGACCGGCGCGGACATGTGGGGCGGCACGATCTTCGACCAGTTGCTCTGCAGGATTACGTTCCAGCGGCTGCGCTACGAGGGCACGTTCACGCCGCCGTCGTTGCAGGGCACGCTGGTCTTCCCGGGTAATCTCGGCATGTTCGAATGGGGCGGCATCGCGATCGATCCGGTGAGACAGATCGCCATCGCCAACCCGATGTCGTTGCCGTTCGTCTCAAGGCTCATTCCACGCGGCCCGCAAAATCCTCCGGCGCCGACAGCCCAGAAGCCGGTCGGCAGCGAGGCCGGGACGCAGCCGATGTATGGCACACCGTTCGGGGTGGATCTCGAAAGCTTCCTCTCGCCACTTTCCGTGCCGTGCTATCGGCCGCCATGGGGCTCGATGGCCGCGATCGATCTGAAGACGATGAAGATCGTCTGGCAGCATCCCAACGGCACGATCCGCGACACCACGCCGCTGCCGCTGCCTTTCAAGATGGGGGTGCCGATGCTGGGTGGACCGATGACGACCGCCGGCGGCGTCGCGTTCTACACCGGGACCTACGAGTACACGATCCGGGCCTACGACGTGCGCGACGGCAAGGTGCTCTGGGAAGACCGCTTGCCGGCCGGCGCCCAATCGACGCCGATGAGCTACGAGGTCGACGGCAAGCAATATGTCGTCACCGCGGCCGGCGGCCACGGCTCGTTCGGCACCAAGCGCGGTGATTACGTCATCGCCTACGCATTGAAGGATTGA